A stretch of the Ostrea edulis chromosome 9, xbOstEdul1.1, whole genome shotgun sequence genome encodes the following:
- the LOC125659550 gene encoding probable ATP-dependent DNA helicase RecS isoform X4 → MAAEELEIAIGKVLRKFGIDKLKKEQKQMLELLLERKDCMAVLPTGYGKSLPYQMLVSVKRELEMEDDASKVIVCSPLVALMLDQCERLNGIPGIRAVQKGSNADDEKDIEDGNFQYLFSSPEILVGDKVFRSKLQQYKVSTIVVDEVHTISTWGQSDEKKEAFRKWFGDIGELRSLFPRASILALSATCTKNISRRVYKVLDLGVDTIEIRISPNKPNIKVAVHKIPNSLEMSMSWIVDALNEEKLPRCILFCKSIKDASNMYTYIVTEIPNCTVVEMFHSETPKENKEKIIDGLKNPNSDLKLLIATTALGMGIDCVNFNNVIIYGMPTCVVDLIQEIGRIGRDSQKSVALILYNSYSFHVDDEVKNILKTTECRRKAMMEPFLKEKELGELEMGSEFCCDLCYTKSDEKSSIFGVEKLFFCPDFDTESDFSNSSSESDLSQQDVLSDNSD, encoded by the exons ATGGCTGCCGAAGAATTAGAAATCGCGATTGGAAAAGTTTTGCGGAAGTTTGGGATCGATAAACTGAAGAAGGAACAAAAACAAATGCTTGAACTGTTGTTGGAGAGAAAGGATTGTATGGCTGTTTTGCCGACAGGCTACGGGAAGTCTCTTCCTTATCAAATGCTGGTGTCTGTGAAGCGTGAACTGGAGATGGAAGACGACGCAAGCAAGGTTATCGTTTGCTCACCATTAGTTGCTCTGATGCTGGACCAATGTGAGAGACTGAATGGTATTCCTGGTATAAGAGCCGTGCAAAAAG GAAGTAATGCAGATGATGAAAAGGATATAGAAGATGGGAATTTTCAGTACCTATTTTCCTCACCAGAAATTTTGGTTGGAGACAAAGTTTTCAGATCCAAATTGCAGCAGTATAAGGTGTCAACTATAGTTGTTGATGAAGTCCATACAATTTCAACATG GGGTCAAAGTGATGAGAAGAAAGAAGCCTTTCGAAAATGGTTTGGGGATATTGGAGAATTGAGATCCTTATTTCCACGTGCATCTATCCTAGCATTGAGTGCCACTTGTACTAAAAACATTTCTCGTAGAGTATACAAGGTTTTAGATCTAGGTGTGGATACCATCGAGATCAGAATTTCACCTAACAAACCTAACATTAAAGTAGCAGTTCACAAGATTCCAAACAGCTTGGAAATGTCAATGTCCTGGATTGTGGATGCtttaaatgaagaaaaactgccaagatgtattttgttttgtaaatctATCAAAGATGCATCAAATATGTATACTTATATTGTTACCGAGATTCCAAATTGTACAGTGGTTGAAATGTTTCATTCAGAGACTCCaaaggaaaataaagaaaaaatcattGATGGTCTAAAAAATCCAAACAGTGACTTGAAACTTCTTATTGCTACAACTGCCTTAGGTATGGGAATTGATTGTGTTAATTTTAACAATGTTATTATATATGGTATGCCAACCTGTGTTGTAGATTTGATACAAGAGATTGGTAGAATTGGGCGTGATAGTCAAAAATCTGTTGCTCTAATTTTGTACAACTCTTACTCTTTTCATGTTGATGATGAagtaaaaaacattttaaaaactacAGAATGCAGACGAAAAGCAATGATGGaaccatttttaaaagaaaaagagcTGGGTGAATTAGAAATGGGGAGTGAGTTTTGTTGCGATTTGTGTTATACTAAATCAGATGAAAAGAGTTCCATTTTTGGGGTAGAAAAGCTCTTCTTTTGTCCAGATTTTGACACCGAGAGTGATTTTTCAAATAGTTCCAGTGAGTCTGACCTCAGTCAACAAGATGTCTTGTCAGATAACTCTGACTAA